From one Streptomyces chromofuscus genomic stretch:
- a CDS encoding (2Fe-2S)-binding protein, whose translation MYVCSCFGITEQQVKQHAENGACTPRQIASACKAGTDCGSCVRRIQALLGRGACPRRELADQGGSPLADVARSPAAQVTAEAA comes from the coding sequence GTGTACGTCTGCAGTTGCTTCGGCATCACCGAGCAGCAGGTCAAGCAGCACGCGGAGAACGGCGCCTGCACCCCTCGCCAGATAGCCTCGGCCTGCAAGGCGGGCACGGACTGCGGCAGCTGTGTGCGCCGCATCCAGGCGCTCCTCGGCCGCGGCGCCTGCCCCCGCCGGGAGCTGGCCGATCAGGGCGGTTCACCCCTGGCCGACGTCGCGCGGTCGCCCGCCGCGCAGGTCACCGCCGAAGCCGCCTGA
- a CDS encoding NAD(P)/FAD-dependent oxidoreductase gives MSEQTRAQARRVVVVGAGMAGVQTAVALREQGFTGTVTLIGAEPHQPYDRPPLSKAVLLGKAEDSAFDVDFEALGIDLHLGREVTGVRVGDHELDTEAGPVPYDVLVLATGAEPVTLPGAEGVPGVHLLRTLDDAERLRPVLARQHDIVVVGAGWIGAEFATAAREAGCAVTVVEAADRPLAGALPAEVAAPMAGWYADSGAVLRTHARVERVEPGAVVLDDGSRVPADAVVVGIGARPATRWLTGSGIRLGAHGEVVADDHLRTSAPDVYAVGDCASFPSGRYGERLMVHHWDNALQGPRTVAANIVDETPAVYDPVPYFWSEQFGRFVQYAGHHTSADATVRRGDPAGPAWSVCWLREGRLVALLAVGRPRDMAQGRRLIEAGTVLDPVLLGDPARPLKAAMA, from the coding sequence GTGAGCGAGCAGACGAGGGCACAGGCGCGGCGCGTGGTCGTCGTGGGCGCGGGCATGGCCGGGGTGCAGACCGCCGTCGCCCTGCGGGAGCAGGGCTTCACCGGCACCGTGACGCTGATCGGCGCCGAACCCCACCAGCCCTACGATCGTCCGCCGCTGTCCAAGGCCGTCCTGCTCGGCAAGGCCGAGGACTCCGCCTTCGACGTCGACTTCGAGGCGCTCGGCATCGACCTCCACCTCGGGCGCGAGGTGACCGGCGTCCGCGTCGGCGACCACGAGCTGGACACCGAGGCCGGCCCGGTGCCGTACGACGTGCTGGTGCTCGCCACCGGCGCCGAGCCCGTCACCCTGCCCGGCGCGGAAGGCGTCCCCGGGGTGCATCTGCTGCGCACCCTGGACGACGCCGAGCGGCTGCGGCCGGTGCTCGCCCGGCAGCACGACATCGTGGTCGTCGGCGCCGGCTGGATCGGCGCGGAGTTCGCCACGGCCGCCCGCGAGGCGGGCTGCGCCGTGACCGTGGTGGAGGCTGCGGACCGGCCCCTCGCCGGGGCGCTGCCCGCCGAGGTGGCCGCGCCGATGGCCGGGTGGTACGCCGACAGCGGGGCCGTACTGCGCACTCACGCGCGCGTGGAGCGCGTCGAGCCCGGCGCCGTCGTCCTGGACGACGGCTCGCGGGTGCCCGCCGACGCCGTCGTGGTCGGCATCGGCGCCCGGCCCGCCACACGCTGGCTCACCGGCTCCGGCATCCGGCTCGGCGCGCACGGCGAGGTCGTCGCCGACGACCACCTGCGCACCTCGGCGCCGGACGTCTACGCGGTCGGCGACTGCGCGTCCTTCCCCTCGGGACGGTACGGCGAACGGCTGATGGTCCACCACTGGGACAACGCCCTGCAGGGCCCCCGCACGGTCGCGGCGAACATCGTCGACGAGACGCCGGCGGTCTACGACCCGGTGCCGTACTTCTGGTCCGAGCAGTTCGGCCGGTTCGTCCAGTACGCCGGGCACCACACGTCCGCCGACGCCACCGTCCGGCGCGGCGACCCGGCCGGGCCCGCCTGGTCGGTGTGCTGGCTGCGCGAGGGCCGGCTGGTGGCCCTGCTGGCCGTGGGGCGCCCCCGGGACATGGCGCAGGGACGGCGGCTGATCGAGGCCGGGACGGTGCTGGACCCGGTGCTGCTCGGCGACCCCGCGCGCCCTCTGAAGGCAGCCATGGCGTAA
- a CDS encoding sulfite oxidase-like oxidoreductase: MGHPVERESGAAASFELPPGQRVQRGWPVTHYGPVPKFRPERWEFRVFGATADGEKHCWTHEEFTALPYTTVMADLHCVTKFSMLGAEWGGIPARTILDLAPPDPNVTHVMVWAEYGFSSNLRLADFASDRTIFATHKDGELLTAEHGFPLRLIVPHLYAWKGPKWVRGVEYMTADRRGFWEERGYHNIGDPWKEQRYSYQEAPGEGPEL, translated from the coding sequence ATGGGTCACCCGGTGGAGCGCGAATCTGGAGCAGCGGCATCGTTCGAGCTTCCGCCGGGGCAGCGAGTGCAGCGCGGATGGCCGGTCACGCACTACGGACCGGTACCCAAGTTCCGACCCGAGCGCTGGGAGTTCAGGGTCTTCGGTGCCACCGCCGACGGGGAGAAGCACTGCTGGACCCACGAGGAGTTCACGGCCCTGCCGTACACCACCGTGATGGCCGATCTGCACTGCGTGACGAAGTTCAGCATGCTCGGCGCGGAGTGGGGCGGCATCCCGGCCCGGACCATCCTGGACCTCGCGCCGCCCGACCCGAACGTCACCCATGTGATGGTGTGGGCCGAGTACGGCTTCAGCTCCAACCTCCGGCTGGCGGACTTCGCCTCCGACCGCACGATCTTCGCCACCCACAAGGACGGCGAACTGCTCACCGCCGAGCACGGCTTCCCGCTCCGTCTGATCGTCCCGCACCTGTACGCCTGGAAGGGCCCGAAGTGGGTGCGCGGTGTGGAGTACATGACCGCCGACCGCCGGGGCTTCTGGGAGGAGCGCGGCTACCACAACATCGGCGACCCGTGGAAGGAACAGCGCTACTCGTACCAGGAGGCGCCCGGGGAGGGCCCCGAGCTCTGA
- the thiO gene encoding glycine oxidase ThiO, with protein MSSSARTSDVLVIGGGIIGLVTAWRAAQRGLATAVVDPEPGGGAAQVAAGMLAAVTELHYGEETLLGLNLASARRYPDFAAELTDLTGHDLGYRRCGTLAVALDADDRAHLRELHALQRRSGLESEWLSGRDCRRLEPMLAPGVRGGLRVDGDHQIDPRRLAAALVAACERTGVVFHREWAERLLVDRERATGVVTRAGAELAVGQVVLAAGSLSGRLAGVPEAVLPPVRPVKGQVLRLTVPPPLAPFLSRTVRAVVRGSHVYLVPRESGELVVGATSEELGWDTTVTAGGVYELLRDAHELVPGLTELPLTETRAGLRPGSPDNAPLLGPTGLEGLLLATGHYRNGVLLTPVTGDVMAHVLTTGELPDEARPFTPKRFSAALTEQPA; from the coding sequence GTGTCGTCTTCCGCACGTACGTCAGACGTCCTCGTCATCGGGGGCGGAATCATCGGACTGGTCACGGCCTGGCGGGCCGCGCAGCGCGGACTCGCCACCGCCGTCGTGGACCCCGAACCCGGGGGCGGGGCCGCCCAGGTGGCGGCCGGCATGCTGGCCGCCGTCACGGAGCTGCACTACGGCGAGGAGACCCTGCTGGGTCTGAATCTCGCCTCGGCCCGCCGCTATCCGGACTTCGCGGCCGAGCTCACCGACCTCACCGGCCACGACCTCGGCTACCGGCGGTGCGGCACGCTCGCCGTCGCGCTGGACGCCGACGACCGCGCCCACCTGCGCGAACTGCACGCCCTGCAACGGCGGTCGGGACTCGAGTCCGAGTGGCTGTCGGGCCGGGACTGCCGCCGCCTGGAGCCGATGCTGGCGCCGGGCGTGCGTGGCGGGCTGCGGGTCGACGGCGACCACCAGATCGACCCGCGGCGGCTCGCGGCCGCGCTCGTCGCCGCCTGCGAGCGGACGGGCGTGGTCTTCCACCGGGAGTGGGCCGAGCGCCTGCTGGTCGACCGGGAGCGGGCGACGGGGGTCGTCACGCGCGCGGGCGCCGAGCTGGCCGTCGGGCAGGTGGTGCTGGCCGCCGGGAGTCTCAGCGGGCGACTCGCGGGCGTCCCGGAGGCCGTGCTGCCGCCCGTGCGGCCCGTGAAGGGACAGGTGCTGCGGCTGACCGTGCCGCCGCCCCTGGCGCCGTTCCTGAGCCGCACGGTCCGCGCGGTGGTGCGCGGCAGCCACGTCTACCTGGTGCCGCGCGAGAGCGGGGAGCTGGTCGTCGGCGCCACCAGCGAGGAACTGGGGTGGGACACCACGGTCACCGCCGGGGGCGTGTACGAGCTGCTGCGCGACGCGCACGAGCTGGTCCCCGGCCTGACCGAGCTGCCCCTGACGGAGACCCGGGCGGGCCTGCGTCCCGGCTCGCCCGACAACGCGCCGTTGCTCGGCCCGACCGGACTGGAAGGCCTGCTGCTGGCCACCGGCCACTACCGCAACGGAGTCCTGCTCACCCCGGTCACCGGCGACGTCATGGCCCACGTCCTGACCACCGGTGAACTCCCCGACGAGGCCCGCCCCTTCACGCCGAAGCGCTTCAGCGCCGCACTCACGGAGCAGCCCGCATGA
- the bfr gene encoding bacterioferritin: MQGDPEVLELLNEQLTAELTAINQYFLHSKLQDHKGWTKLAKYTRDESFDEMRHAEVLTERILLLDGLPNYQRLFHVSVGQTVTEMFQADRQIEVEAIDRLRRGVEIMRAKADITSANIFEAILADEEHHIDYLDTQLELIEKLGESLYLSTVIEQSQPDSKESGKYGG; this comes from the coding sequence ATGCAGGGCGACCCCGAGGTGCTCGAACTGCTCAACGAGCAACTGACCGCCGAGCTCACCGCGATCAACCAGTACTTCCTGCACAGCAAGCTGCAGGACCACAAGGGGTGGACGAAACTCGCCAAGTACACCCGGGACGAGTCGTTCGACGAGATGCGGCACGCAGAGGTGCTCACGGAGCGCATCCTGCTGCTGGACGGTCTGCCCAACTACCAGCGTCTGTTCCACGTCAGCGTGGGCCAGACCGTGACCGAGATGTTCCAGGCGGACCGGCAGATCGAGGTGGAGGCCATCGACCGGTTGCGGCGCGGCGTGGAGATCATGCGCGCCAAGGCCGACATCACATCCGCGAACATCTTCGAGGCGATCCTCGCCGACGAGGAGCACCACATCGACTACCTGGACACACAGCTCGAACTGATCGAGAAGCTGGGCGAGTCGCTGTACCTGTCGACGGTGATCGAGCAGAGCCAGCCGGACTCGAAGGAATCGGGCAAGTACGGCGGCTGA
- a CDS encoding class II 3-deoxy-7-phosphoheptulonate synthase — translation MTVNAETSSHTGNTWRDLPAAQQPEYPDPEALRAVIADLESYPPLVFAGECDQLRARMAAVAKGEAFLLQGGDCAEAFDAVSADQIRNKLKTLLQMGAVLTYAASVPVVKVGRIAGQYSKPRSKPTETRDGVTLPVYRGDSVNGFDFTEASRIPDPERLKRMYHASASTLNLVRAFTTGGYADLRQVHAWNQDFVRSSPSGQRYEQLAREIDNALNFMHACGADPEEFKTVEFYSSHEALLLDYESALTRVDSRTGRLYDVSAHMVWIGERTRQMDHAHIEFASRIRNPIGIKLGPTTTPEEALQYIERLDPEREPGRLTFVVRMGADKIRDRLPDLVEKVTASGAAVAWVTDPMHGNTFEAASGHKTRRFDDVLDEVKGFFEVHKALGTHPGGIHVELTGDDVTECVGGGDEIFVDDLHQRYETACDPRLNRSQSLDLAFLVAEMYRDQ, via the coding sequence GTGACCGTGAACGCTGAGACCAGCTCCCACACTGGCAACACCTGGCGAGACCTGCCCGCGGCGCAGCAGCCCGAGTACCCCGACCCCGAGGCTCTGCGCGCAGTGATCGCGGACCTCGAGTCGTATCCGCCGCTCGTCTTCGCGGGCGAGTGCGACCAGCTGCGCGCCCGGATGGCGGCCGTCGCCAAGGGAGAGGCGTTCCTCCTCCAGGGCGGCGACTGCGCCGAGGCGTTCGACGCGGTGTCCGCGGACCAGATCCGCAACAAGCTCAAGACCCTGCTCCAGATGGGCGCCGTGCTGACGTACGCGGCGTCCGTGCCCGTGGTGAAGGTGGGCCGGATCGCCGGCCAGTACTCCAAGCCGCGCTCCAAGCCCACCGAGACCCGCGACGGCGTGACCCTGCCGGTCTACCGCGGCGACTCGGTCAACGGCTTCGACTTCACCGAGGCCTCCCGCATCCCGGACCCGGAGCGGCTGAAGCGGATGTACCACGCGTCCGCCTCCACGCTGAACCTGGTGCGTGCCTTCACCACCGGCGGTTACGCCGACCTGCGCCAGGTGCACGCCTGGAACCAGGACTTCGTGAGGTCGTCGCCGTCCGGCCAGCGCTACGAGCAGCTCGCCCGCGAGATCGACAACGCGCTGAACTTCATGCACGCCTGCGGGGCCGACCCGGAGGAGTTCAAGACCGTCGAGTTCTACTCCTCGCACGAGGCGCTGCTGCTCGACTACGAGTCCGCGCTCACCCGCGTCGACTCGCGGACCGGCCGGCTGTACGACGTCTCCGCGCACATGGTGTGGATCGGTGAGCGCACCCGGCAGATGGACCACGCGCACATCGAGTTCGCCTCGCGGATCCGCAACCCGATCGGCATCAAGCTCGGCCCGACGACCACGCCCGAGGAGGCGCTGCAGTACATCGAGCGCCTCGACCCCGAGCGTGAGCCCGGCCGGCTGACCTTCGTCGTCCGGATGGGCGCGGACAAGATCCGCGACCGGCTTCCCGACCTGGTCGAGAAGGTCACCGCCTCCGGCGCCGCGGTGGCCTGGGTGACCGACCCGATGCACGGCAACACCTTCGAGGCGGCCTCCGGCCACAAGACCCGCCGCTTCGACGACGTGCTCGACGAGGTCAAGGGCTTCTTCGAGGTGCACAAGGCCCTCGGCACGCACCCGGGCGGCATCCACGTGGAGCTGACCGGCGACGACGTCACCGAGTGCGTGGGCGGCGGCGACGAGATCTTCGTCGACGACCTGCACCAGCGCTACGAGACGGCCTGCGACCCGCGGTTGAACCGCAGCCAGTCGCTGGACCTGGCGTTCCTGGTCGCGGAGATGTACAGGGACCAGTAG
- a CDS encoding Rv2175c family DNA-binding protein — protein MTEIDAKIDALVPAWLTLPDIAEMLGVEVTRVRQLVKEGQLIAVRRGENRALHVPAAFIDGDKVVKGLSGTLTLLRDDGFTDEEMLEWLFTPDPSLPGTPAQALSENRGTEVKRRAQALAV, from the coding sequence GTGACCGAGATTGACGCAAAGATCGATGCTCTCGTCCCCGCCTGGCTCACGCTCCCCGACATCGCCGAAATGCTCGGCGTCGAGGTGACGCGCGTGCGGCAGCTGGTCAAGGAGGGCCAGCTCATCGCCGTACGCCGCGGTGAGAACCGCGCGCTGCACGTCCCCGCCGCCTTCATCGACGGCGACAAGGTCGTCAAGGGCCTGTCTGGGACCCTGACGCTCCTGCGGGACGACGGCTTCACGGACGAAGAGATGCTGGAATGGCTCTTCACCCCCGACCCCAGCCTGCCCGGCACGCCCGCGCAGGCGCTGAGCGAGAATCGCGGCACGGAGGTGAAGCGGCGGGCCCAGGCCCTCGCCGTCTGA
- the pknB gene encoding Stk1 family PASTA domain-containing Ser/Thr kinase — MDTTLQDPLIGQLLDGRYRVDARIAVGGMATVYRAVDTRLDRVLALKVMHPTLAADASFVERFIREAKSVARLAHPNVVQVFDQGADGSYVYLAMEYVAGCTLRDVLRERGALQPRAALDILEPVLAALGGAHRAGFVHRDMKPENVLIGDDGRVKVADFGLVRAVDTVTHTTGSVLGTVSYLAPEQIEHGSADPRVDVYACGVVLYEMLTGAKPHTGDSPAQVLYRHVHEDVPPPSAAVPGLPYELDDVVAAATARTPDLRPYDAVALLARVRKARAALGADQLDALPPQAITAEHDKADDRTSVIPRALTALRQLPVDGDADESRYDRTSRLQSPPPDTPHRRSRPPRTVVTIVAAVLLALGLGVGVWYINSGQFTEVPPLLAKTEAQAEERLADAGLEVGQVKHAHSDTVKRGTIISTDPAPGARIRHNDSVSLTVSDGPETVEVPDLAGYRLDKAREVLKDSGLEPGMVTRQFSEDITRGSVIGTDPATGTTTRAGAAIALTVSKGAPVDVPDVTGRDADEARERLQDAGLKVRIASQRINSEHEAGEVARQKPGPEAQAAEGDTVTLTLSKGPEMIEVPDVVGDSVDEARQKLEDAGFAVEEDRGLLGLFGDTVRNQSVEAGETAPKGSTITLEIR; from the coding sequence GTGGACACGACCCTTCAGGACCCTCTGATCGGGCAGTTGCTCGACGGCCGTTACCGCGTCGACGCGCGGATCGCGGTCGGCGGGATGGCCACGGTCTACCGGGCCGTGGACACCCGCCTCGACCGCGTGCTCGCGCTCAAGGTGATGCATCCGACCCTGGCCGCCGACGCCTCCTTCGTGGAGCGCTTCATCCGCGAGGCCAAGTCGGTGGCCCGGCTCGCCCACCCCAACGTCGTTCAGGTGTTCGACCAGGGAGCGGACGGGTCGTACGTCTACCTGGCCATGGAGTACGTCGCCGGCTGCACCCTGCGGGACGTGCTGCGCGAGCGTGGGGCGCTCCAGCCGCGGGCCGCGCTGGACATCCTGGAGCCGGTGCTGGCCGCGCTGGGCGGCGCCCACCGCGCCGGGTTCGTGCACCGGGACATGAAGCCGGAGAACGTCCTCATAGGGGACGACGGCCGGGTCAAGGTCGCCGACTTCGGGCTGGTCCGGGCCGTGGACACGGTCACCCACACCACCGGTTCCGTCCTCGGCACCGTCTCCTACCTCGCGCCGGAGCAGATAGAACACGGCAGCGCCGACCCCCGCGTCGACGTGTACGCGTGCGGTGTCGTGCTGTACGAGATGCTGACCGGCGCCAAACCGCACACCGGGGACTCGCCCGCCCAGGTGCTCTACCGACACGTCCACGAGGACGTGCCGCCGCCCTCGGCAGCCGTGCCCGGCCTGCCGTACGAGCTGGACGACGTGGTCGCCGCGGCCACGGCCCGCACCCCGGACCTCCGCCCGTACGACGCCGTGGCCCTGCTCGCGCGGGTCCGAAAGGCGCGCGCCGCGCTCGGCGCGGACCAGCTCGACGCCCTGCCCCCGCAGGCGATCACGGCCGAGCACGACAAAGCCGACGACCGTACGAGCGTCATCCCGCGCGCGCTGACCGCACTGCGGCAGCTGCCCGTCGACGGGGACGCCGACGAGTCCCGGTACGACCGGACGAGCCGGCTTCAGTCGCCGCCCCCGGACACCCCGCACCGCCGCTCCCGGCCCCCGCGCACCGTCGTCACGATCGTCGCCGCCGTGCTGCTGGCACTGGGCCTCGGCGTGGGCGTCTGGTACATCAACTCGGGCCAGTTCACCGAGGTCCCGCCGCTGCTGGCCAAGACCGAGGCGCAGGCCGAGGAGCGGCTCGCGGACGCCGGTCTGGAGGTCGGGCAGGTCAAGCACGCCCACAGCGACACGGTGAAGCGCGGCACGATCATCAGCACCGACCCGGCGCCGGGCGCCCGGATCCGGCACAACGACTCCGTGTCGCTCACCGTCTCCGACGGCCCCGAGACGGTGGAGGTGCCGGACCTCGCGGGTTACCGGCTGGACAAGGCGCGCGAGGTGCTCAAGGACAGCGGGCTGGAGCCGGGCATGGTGACCCGGCAGTTCAGCGAGGACATCACCCGGGGCTCGGTGATCGGCACGGACCCGGCGACGGGCACCACCACGCGCGCGGGCGCGGCGATCGCGCTCACCGTCAGCAAGGGCGCCCCGGTGGACGTCCCGGACGTCACGGGGCGCGACGCGGACGAGGCCAGGGAGCGGCTCCAGGACGCCGGCCTGAAGGTGCGGATCGCCTCGCAGCGGATCAACTCGGAGCACGAGGCGGGCGAGGTCGCCCGGCAGAAACCGGGCCCCGAAGCCCAGGCCGCCGAGGGCGACACGGTGACGCTGACGCTGTCCAAGGGACCGGAGATGATCGAGGTGCCGGACGTCGTCGGGGACAGCGTGGACGAGGCCAGGCAGAAACTGGAGGACGCCGGTTTCGCGGTCGAGGAGGACCGCGGACTGCTCGGCCTGTTCGGCGACACCGTGCGGAACCAGTCCGTGGAGGCCGGGGAGACGGCCCCCAAGGGTTCGACGATCACCCTGGAGATCCGCTGA
- a CDS encoding thiazole synthase codes for MADDPFVLGGTSFTSRLIMGTGGAPSLDVLERALVASGTELTTVAMRRVNPDVHGSVLSVLDRLGIRVLPNTAGCFTAGEAVLTARLAREALGTDLIKLEVIADERTLLPDPIELLEAAETLVDDGFTVLPYTNDDPVLARRLQDVGCAAIMPLGSPIGSGLGIRNPHNFQLIVEHARVPVILDAGAGTASDAAFAMELGCAGVMLASAVTRAQEPVLMAAAMRNAVEAGRLARRAGRIPRRHFAEASSPVEGMAALDPERPAFHQ; via the coding sequence ATGGCCGACGATCCCTTCGTCCTCGGGGGTACGAGCTTCACCTCCCGGCTGATCATGGGCACCGGTGGCGCGCCCAGCCTCGACGTGCTGGAGCGGGCGCTCGTCGCGTCGGGAACCGAGCTGACGACGGTCGCGATGCGGCGTGTGAACCCCGACGTGCACGGCTCGGTGCTGTCGGTGCTGGACAGACTGGGCATCCGGGTGCTGCCCAACACGGCCGGCTGCTTCACGGCCGGTGAGGCGGTGCTGACCGCCCGCCTCGCGCGAGAGGCACTCGGCACCGACCTGATCAAGCTGGAGGTCATCGCCGACGAACGCACCTTGCTGCCCGACCCGATCGAGCTGCTCGAGGCGGCGGAGACGCTGGTGGACGACGGATTCACCGTGCTGCCGTACACCAATGACGACCCCGTGCTGGCGCGCAGGCTCCAGGACGTGGGCTGCGCCGCGATCATGCCGCTCGGGTCGCCGATCGGTTCCGGGCTCGGCATCCGCAATCCGCACAACTTCCAGCTGATCGTCGAGCACGCGCGTGTGCCGGTGATCCTGGACGCGGGAGCCGGTACGGCGTCGGACGCGGCGTTCGCGATGGAGCTCGGGTGCGCGGGTGTGATGCTCGCCTCGGCCGTGACCCGGGCGCAGGAGCCGGTGCTGATGGCCGCCGCCATGCGCAACGCGGTGGAGGCGGGACGGCTGGCGCGACGGGCCGGGCGCATCCCGCGGCGGCACTTCGCGGAGGCGTCGTCGCCGGTGGAGGGGATGGCCGCGCTGGACCCGGAGCGGCCCGCCTTCCACCAGTGA
- a CDS encoding trp operon leader peptide, whose amino-acid sequence MFAHSIQNWWWTASPAAR is encoded by the coding sequence ATGTTCGCGCACTCGATCCAGAACTGGTGGTGGACCGCTTCTCCGGCGGCCCGCTGA
- the thiS gene encoding sulfur carrier protein ThiS, translating to MIISVNGEPRRIADGTALDALVRTLTPASSGVAAALNETVVPRAQWPRTPLSEGDRVEVLTAVQGG from the coding sequence ATGATCATCTCCGTCAACGGTGAGCCCCGCCGGATCGCCGACGGCACGGCTCTCGACGCCCTCGTCCGCACCCTCACCCCGGCGTCCTCCGGAGTCGCCGCCGCCCTCAACGAAACCGTCGTCCCGCGCGCGCAGTGGCCCAGGACGCCCCTGTCCGAGGGCGACCGCGTCGAAGTCCTCACCGCCGTCCAAGGAGGCTGA
- a CDS encoding deoxyribonuclease IV, with the protein MKSQHPGPSRNPVGGHVPVAGGLHSVGLGYARDLKAETVQVFVANPRGWATPAGDPRQDEAFRAACAEQSIPAYVHAPYLINFGSHTEATVERSVESLRHSVRRGRAIGALGVVVHTGSATGGRDRSVALKQVRESLLPLLDELTDDDPYVLLESTAGQGASLCSRTWDFGPYFEALDAHPKLGVCLDTCHVFAAGHDLTGPNGMHQTLDLLVDTVGEGRLRLIHANDSKDVVGAHKDRHENIGAGHIGEDPFRALMTHPATEGVPLIIETPGGKEGHAADVERLKALRDR; encoded by the coding sequence GTGAAGAGTCAGCACCCCGGTCCCTCCCGCAACCCCGTCGGCGGTCATGTCCCCGTCGCCGGCGGCCTGCACTCCGTGGGCCTCGGCTACGCCCGCGACCTCAAGGCCGAGACCGTGCAGGTCTTTGTCGCCAACCCGCGTGGCTGGGCCACGCCGGCCGGTGACCCGCGGCAGGACGAGGCGTTCCGCGCGGCGTGCGCGGAGCAGTCGATCCCGGCCTACGTGCACGCCCCGTACCTGATCAACTTCGGCTCGCACACGGAGGCCACCGTCGAGCGGTCGGTGGAGTCGCTGCGGCACTCGGTGCGGCGCGGGCGCGCCATCGGCGCGCTCGGCGTGGTCGTGCACACCGGCAGCGCGACCGGCGGCCGGGACCGGTCGGTGGCGCTCAAGCAGGTACGGGAGTCCTTGCTGCCGTTGCTCGACGAACTCACCGACGACGACCCGTACGTCCTGCTGGAGTCGACGGCGGGCCAGGGCGCCTCGCTCTGCTCACGCACCTGGGACTTCGGGCCGTACTTCGAGGCCCTGGACGCCCATCCGAAGCTGGGCGTCTGTCTCGACACCTGCCACGTCTTCGCCGCCGGGCACGACCTGACCGGGCCGAACGGCATGCACCAGACGCTGGACCTGCTGGTCGACACGGTCGGCGAGGGCCGGCTGAGGCTGATCCACGCCAACGACTCCAAGGACGTGGTCGGCGCCCACAAGGACCGGCACGAGAACATCGGCGCAGGCCACATCGGCGAGGACCCGTTCCGCGCCCTGATGACCCACCCCGCCACCGAGGGCGTACCGCTGATCATCGAGACCCCCGGCGGCAAGGAGGGCCATGCGGCGGACGTGGAGCGACTGAAGGCACTCCGGGACCGCTGA